The DNA window TGGCCTGAAACAATCCCTCAAGCCACATTTCTTTCATTCTTGTGTCTTCAAAGGGACTAacaaattcaagaaatatttgctcACATCTACATCATTTAAATTTTCAGTAGTAAAAGCAAACAAGATGCAGCATAATATAGCAAGAGTGCTGGCTTTGGAGTTAAAAATCCATATAGTTCAATGACTTTTCCACCACTTACTAATAAGTTAGGGCAAGTTGCTTAAATAAGTCCCAGTTTACACATCTCTACATTGAGATTTCATAGAATAGAATAACAAGGTATTTGTGTAAAAGCCTAGTAAAATATCTGCTATATATAATGTGTTTACCAAGCATTCCTTTCAAAGATAACCAAGCAAGCCTACTATCTTCCTAACAATGAAAATGACTGCTAtatacaaagaatattcaaaaggtaaagaaaaagatTAGATTTTATTGCTATAGGGAGAGAATGTGCCCACGTAGGTGgtaggggtagggtggggggtggggagctctAAACACAAATATCCTTACACTTCTTTGTAACACCACAGAACCTCACCATGAAATACAAAGGTGTATCtgttagaatataaaaataagtggCAGTGCAGcggttgagactctgtgcttcccctgcaggggacacgggttgagtggttagagaactaagattctgcattccacacagcatggccaaaaaaaattttttttaaaccccacAACTACCCATTATACAGCTGTGGCACTGAGTAGTGACTCATTTGATATCAAATCAGCTTTGACGTCTCTTCTAATAACTATCAGAGAAATATTGTGATTGATCCAACATTTCGTTTGGCTTTTTCTGCAACATCTTATGGGAAAACACAAACTGACTTTTTTGTCAACCTCACACAAGGAAAGGGGATGTCTAGAAAGaaggtgaggtggttggatgccatcactgactcaatggacttgagtttgagcaaactccgggagacagtgaaggacagggaagcctggcatgctgcagtccatgaggtcgtaaacagttggacataactgagtgactgaacaagaagaaaGTATGCATATAGGTTAACTATACCCACAGTAATACTTCAcagaaaacaattacaaaaacTATCAGCATTAATTTAGCCAGGAGTTTGGGGTTTGGCTGATCCTGGGTAGGCTCATTCATGACTCTGCCCTAGTCTGGACTTGACAGCTTAGCTGGGACAGCTGAGCTCTGTTTGTCTCATCTTTCTCCTGGGACCAATGGGCCAGTCTGAGTATATAACTTTCAGGTGATGGTGGAAGTACATGCATGGACCATCCTAATGGCCCAAGCTTTTGTTGAGATTCTGGTGCCCATCTGCTTAACATCCCCTTAGCTTAAGTAAGTCATATAGCTGATTCCACTCTGCAGGAATTATGTTGCTAGTTGTGGAAGAAGGACACTATCAAATTACATGGAAAAAGGCATAACTACAGAGAGAGGTGAAGACCTGGAGCCATGAATGCAATTTACTACAGTGGGGGTACAGAAAGAAGCTGTGTGTGGATCCACCACTTCTCAATACAGAGTTTAACAAGCATGGAGTCTCTAGCGTGTGTCAGATACTGTAATATATGTTGAGACTACAAAGATATGTAATACTTGGCTTTTGTTTATGAGAACTAACAACATTTTGAAGAAGATACTGAGCAAGAGCCTGCAGTAGTGAGTTTTGGTTGCTCGtagggaaaacagtagaatacaAAGGAAGAAGCTGATAATCTTAGCAGGATTCAGAATGGAAAcacggattctttattgtctgagctaccTGGCAGATGaaagacaggcttcccaggtgatgctagtggtaaggaacccgcctgccaattcaggagatgcaagagaagtgggtttgatccctggatagggacgattccctggaggaggaaacggaaacctgctctccagtattcttgcctggaaaatttcacagacagaggagcttggtgggctacagtctgtggggccgcagggagtcagacacgactgagcaactaagcacacataagATAGAGCAAATTTCTCACCTAGTGAATCTTTATAAAATTCCAGAGAAGTAATGATTGCCCCCAGCACTAATACATCCTATCCCTAGACAACCACTGTGATTCATGCTTACTGAGTTGCTGAAGAGTAGTTACAAAAACACATGTAAATCCCACTCTGTGTCCACCCTACCATGTATTTGTCTTCGGGCAGAAAAACAGTCCTGTGTTTGCTCACAGAGCTTTAAGTTCATAACATTATTCAGTGCTGGGCCTCTTAACTTCTTTAATATTGGGTTGAACCATATGAAACTGCCAACATACAATCAGTTTTGACCTACAACATAGGCAATTCCATcatgaggcaggagatagatgggctccaggcTAGACATTCACAACTAGCTTCTTGTTTACATTTCCTGAGGAAGGGGGCAGGTGAGCTCCAGGTTAGATATTTACAATGAGCCTCCTGCTTGCACTTCGAAGTAgaaataacaacagaaacagggtaaatagcCAGATTTTGCCTCTTgaagacattttaagataacagtcaAGGCAGGAACAGAGAAGGGCTAAATCCTGTTTGAGTAAAAGATCAAGAGATCATAACATTTCCCACCTTTGGGGCAAGGGAGACttcacacatgcacagaaagtcTCCCTGGGGGTCAGAAAGGAGGGGACAACACCCAAGAACAGGTGATAGCAAGTCCACCACCATAGCcgataaacaatgttgtgatagtttcaggtgaacagcaaagagactcagccatacatacacatgtatccatgtgggtgtgtgtgctcagctgcttcagttgtgtctgactttttgtgacttcatggactgtagcctggcaggctcctcagttcatggggttctccaggtaagaacactggaatggattgccacgccttcctctagggggtcttcctgacccagggattgaacccacatctgctatatttcctgcattgcaggcagattctttaaccagaGAAGCCCGTACAgatatccattttcccccaaactcccaggatgtcacataacattgagcagagtttcatggGTTGTAGGTCTTtgtcagttatccattttaaatacagcagtgtgcagtgtccatcccaaactccctaactatcctgtCCCCCTATCCTTCCTTCTGgcaaccataagcttgttctctgtgagtctgtttctgttttgtaagtaagttcatttgtatcatttctttttagatttcacaaatAAAGGATGctgtatgatatttctccttctctgtctgagttacttcactcagtaggacaatttctaggtccattttgttgcaaatggcattaattcattctttttaatggtcgagtaatattccattgtatatgtgtatcatatctttatccattcctctgttgatggatatttaggttactTCCGTGTCTTGGTTattctaaacagtgctgcagtgaacactaggGTGCATGTATTCTttcggatcatgtttttctccagataaggagtgggattgtagggtcatatggtagctctaattttagtGTTGTAAGTAACCTCCATCCTGTTCTCCGCAGAAGCTGTAACAGTTTACAATTCCCACCATTAATGTAGGAGGGGTCCCTTCTCTTCACATCCTCTtcaccatttattgtttgtggattttctgatgatggtcattctggctgatgtgaggtgatagctcatggagtaatattttatttattcatttttggttaTGCTAGGTTTTCACTGCTTTGCTTGGACTTTCTCTGGTTGCCATGAGAGAGGGCTACTCTTCACTTAGGCACAGGattctcactgtggtgacttcttttgctgcggagcacaggctccagggcacgcaggctcagtaccTGTAGCGAGCAGACTCTAggatgctcaggcttcagtagttatgtcttagttgctctgtggcacgtatctggagcagggatcgaacccgtttcTCCTGCAGTGTCAGGCAGATTTTTATTCATTgtgccaccacggaagcccttgaTCTCTGATTTTAAAACCAGGTTTGTGTTTAGATCCAAAATACTACAGGGCAGCCTGCAAAGTTAACAGTGATAAAACTATGATCCATAATCTATTTTCACAAACTCACTTGTCCCTTTCTTGTCCCTCACGCACTCTATGCAAGTAATACATAATCTCCAGAGGTACGCCCCAAATTCGCTCTTCCACTGCTGCCCTCAtacacttctctttttcttttgcactTCTTGCCTCAAATCCCTTTTAAAAATGGCCTTGGATTCTTTTACTGGTCACCTTCACTCCTAAACTCTTCTTGCTTTCCTCCCGTTCAAAAAACCAAGAACTAGTATGAAACAGAAGTTtatgaggaaagaagggagagagaaaaggtagGAACATTGATATGCCAATAGTATTTTATTCCTGCTCCCCGTTCCTCAACAGAAAGaactaatttacatttaaaagatcGATATACTTATTTTCGTAGATAAATGGTACATCAGAGTATCGATCATGAGGAAATAGCGTTCTAATCAGTGGAACAGTATTCAACATTGTAAGCCAAGAATCCAAGTTAAAACTAATCTTATCATATGTTAGAACTTACATTTAAAAAGATTTCAGGTAACATTTTAAATTGCCTCAGCCTTTCTTTTTCAAACAAACTCGATtacataaaacaagaaaaataacgtGCCAATAACTTTTGATCAATTTCTTTTTGGGGGTacaaaataatgtaatttttttcttgttatttacgGCGGTATTTTTCTGACATGTACCAGAAGGTCAATAACCAAGACGCCAGTATTTGACTATTAAATAAATtgagaaaggataaataaaagcgCCAAGTGCCTTCAGAAGTGAAAAGGAATCATGCCTAGAAAGTAGTGTTAATGGGTAAAAACAAAGAAGCAAGAAACTGCTCTTGTAcaacttcttgctgctgctgctaagttgcttcagtcgtgtccgactctgtgcgaccccatagacggcagcccaccaggctctgccgtccctgggattctccaggcaagagtactggagtggggtgctaatGCCTTCTCCGAGTACAAATtcttaaaacacattaaaaataaattgtccaTGTGATGATGATAATGAGTTTCTCCTAAATTTGCCTCATTGTTGTTGAGTCAAACAAAAATTGAAAGACAAAGGAAATCGGAAGATCAAACAATATACCTTCAGCTTACTGTGTACTGTATACTGACAAAGATTGAAAAACAGTATCAACAAGGCAAAAAGCTATTGTAACGCTCCATCTATGGTTCTTTGTATATGGAAACATACAACAAAAGTCCTCACACACCGCTCAACCGCCCTCAAACTCTACAGCCAACCTCCGCCGTAGCCGGAGGCAGCTTGATTGGCCCCCACCCCGCCTTCAGAAACGACTCCAGACGTTTGCGGCGCGACCGGAAGTGACGTCAAGCTGCGACGCCAGCTCCTGCAGCTCGCCGCTGCGGGAGGCTTTTGGTCCATCGGGAGACGGGTTCTTTCACCGGATGGTTGCTGGAGTGGGATCATGACGGGGAAGAAGTCTTCCAGGGAGAAGCGGCGCAAACGAAGCGGtcaggaggcggcggcggccctCGCAGCGCCGGACCTGGTCCCCGCCGTAGGCAGCAGTGGCAGTGGAAGCACCAGCGGCTGCGGGAGCGCAAGCGGTTGCGGAAGCGTCACCTGCTGTGGGAACACTAGCGTGAGTGGAAGTGTCACCGGCGGTGGGAGCGGCGGCAACTGCTGGGGTGGCAGCAGCGTGGAGCGCGGTGAGCGTCGGAAGCGGAGAAGCACTGACTCATCTTCCAGCGTCTCCGGCTCCCTGCAGCAGGTGCGTGCGCGTCTTTCTCGTCGCTTCTCGAAGCGGCCGCGGTTTCAGAAGGCGGGCGAAGAGCAGAATGTGACTGCGGGATGCGGAGCCTGCTGTCGCTCCGGTTAAGGCTGCGGTCTTACGGGATCCAGTGTCTGAAGTTCACGTTCCTAAGTTCCCTTGAACCCCACACTCCCACGACTTGAACTTAAAATTTCTGGGTTTGCTGATCGTCTGATGATTGCCTTTAGCTCCTTCCACTCCTGTGGTCACCTTAGTCTCCCTGAAAAGTCTGGGTCAGGAACTAGCCTTCAGTGCCCTTGCAAGCACCGCTTTACTTCTCGTCGTCTACTTTATACAAGTTGAGAAAATTGAGGAGCAAAGAGATTAAGGAAGTTTACTGGTAGTTACCAATTTGTTAATAACACCTACATTGGAATCCAATATCTGATTATAAAAGCCCTCTTtactgtggtacatgtacacacggaatattactcagctattaaaaggaatacatttgaatcagttctaatgaagtggatgaaactggagcctattgtacagagcgaagtaagtcagaaagagaaacaccaatacagtatattaacacacatatatatatatatggaatttggaaagatggtaacgatgaccctatatgtgagacagcaaaagagacacagatgtaaagactctgtgggagaaggcgagggtgggatgatttgagagaatagcattgaaacatgtatattatcatatgtgaaatagattgccagtccaggttccatgcatgaggcagggtgttcagggctgctgcactgggatgaccctgagggatgggatggggagggaggtgggagggaggatcaggatggggaacacatgtacacccatggctgattcatgtgaatgtatggcaaaaaccaccacaatattgtgaagtaattagcctccaattaaaataagttaaaaaacaaaacgaaatAAAACCCCTCTTTATGTGCCTTCAACCTGGCAAAATAATgccgtttaaaaaaaaagtttgctcaCATTATAAAACAgatgcaggaaaaaaataaaaacacacaaaaaaccagTTGCAGGACTGcatgctttaaatatatacaacacACATGACGGGAAATGGAAGGCTTTCTTTATGCTTCCTCATTAATTGTTTGATACGAAGCCCCTTCATTGACTTGTCAGCCttgatatttcttatttttttgttattttgcaTTGTCtaaggcttttttcttttcttttttttttttcaatcatttagTGTAGTGTTGAACACAGGCATTCATAGCAGGCATTCTTTTCCCGTTCCTTTTTGTAGTAGAAGcagtttttaacttttatatcagTAAATCTATTTGTCATAGGTTCTGAAAGATATCTGATCAAATTAAGGAAATTTATAATTCTGGTTTTTCCGAGATTTTGTGGAGTCTTATCAGTTACCTTTGGGGCATCTGTTGAGGGGTcatacagttttctttctttaatctgATAATGTAATTTTATTGATAAATTGTCCTTGCTTTTTGAGATAAATCCTATTTGATTTGTTGATTTGGTTCTACTCGACtgtaattcagtatttttattaaatacgTTTGTGTTTATGTTAAGTTAAATCAGattaaggtttttatttttgtagttaCCCTGTTTTGTTTTAGTATTGGGCTATGGATTGAGTTGGGaaaacttaacatttttttttttcacgtatTCCAGAGTAGTTTATACCTTTCTTTCAAGGGTGTACTTGACTGTTGGACCATACAGCTGTTTGGGTCTGGTGGATTTTTCTAGGGGTAGTGTATTTTTCCTTAATGCCTCTcacctttttttctcccccactTTCTTTGATGGTTATAGATATATTCAGTTTTTCTATTCCTTCTAGATTTAGttttggatcagttcagttcagtcactcagttgtgtccgactctttgtgaccccatggactgcagcatgccaggcttccctttctatcaccaactcccagagcttactgaaactcatgtccatcgagttggtgatgccatccaactgtctcatcctctgtcatccccttctcctcctgccttcaatttttcccagtgtcagggtcttttccagtgaatcagtccTTCActtcaaatggccaaagtattggagttttagcttcaacatcagtccttccaatgaatattttgactgatttccttcaggattgactggttggatctccttgcaatccaagggactctcaagagtcttctccaacaccacagttcaaaagcatcagttcttcggcgctcagctttttttaggGTCcatctcacatgcatacatgactactggaaaaaccatagctttgactagacggacctttgtgggcaaagtgatgtctctgctttttaatatgctgtctaggtttgtcatagcttttcttccaaggagcaagcatcgtcTGATTTCGTTCTTGGATATCACCATTCTTATCTTAAATAGTTTGCATATTTTTGGTACTCTGTTATTATGAAAAGACCAGTAATAAGAATTGTGTAAGCATTTGCATACAGAACTAAACTGTATTTTTATGAGAAGTACTTCACTGGGAAGTCTTACAAATAGGGAGGATGATTATGTGTGCGTTTTATAAAATCCATTTTGGTGACAGTATACAAAACAGATTGGCGAAACCTTTGATTAGATATAGGGAGTCCAGTGTGTGtgaactcagtcactcagtcctgtctgactctttgtggccagggactgtagtccaccaggctcctctgtgcatgggtttctgcaggcaagaatatgggagtggcttgccatttccgactccaggggaatcttctccatctggggatcgaacctgcatctcttggcaggcaggttttttaccactcaTGCCACCTGGAGGTAATCTAGGCAGAGAGGATGTTGCCTTGGATCAGCATTCTGGCAGTAGACTTGAGAGACTGGATAGATTTGGAAAATAGGAGGCAAAGTTGATTGAATTGTCTTAAGTTACTTGCCGGCTTTGAATATGATTGGATatttaacagttttaaaaatgacagtAGCTTCTGGTAAGCAGTGGCACTTTATTATATATGTGATTTATAACATTTTGCTGCTATCCTGTTTCTTTTAAGAATTAAGAATGaccatacatacataaaattctTGGGTGAATGGTCTACTGGAGGAGTATCATATTCTTCAGAAGTCTGAAATTGTAGAAGATTATTCaatattgagtatattttcatTTGCGTGTTGTAagatattattatttcttaactTTTTATCAATTTGCTGATGATTACAGCCTGGAGAGTAATGTCAAAGAATACTGAGCAATTAAATAAtcttttttgtggttttaaataaGTGATTTATGCAaccaaagaatttgaaaatgtttaataaagattttattaAATGATGTATGATGTTATAGAcatgtttttattgtttaatggttctttatgtcttttaattttaggaGGCCAAATATCTTTTGCCACCTCTGGAAAAAGAGTTATTCTTGGCAGAGCACAGTGACCTTGAAGAAGGTGGATTAGACCTGACTGTGGCATTAAAACCAGTTAGTTTCTATATAtcagacaaaaaagaaatgctTCGACAGTGTTTCTGTATCATAGGCgagaagaagttacagaagatgcTTCCTGATGTGTTAAAGGTACTTCATGACATACATTAGTAGGTTCCCCACTGTATAGAAATATACAAAAACTTTCTTTGTAGCAGTCATTTTACTTAATGGAAATTATAATTGTATGTTTTCAACTAAGCTACTTCAAAAAGATATAGGGATTTTGCAGAACCATAATGGCTTTGTGTCTTGAAAAATTTGCCAGAAAGAAATGGGACACTTAAATATATTTAGGTAAGGAATTTTTTGACCTTCTGGGAATAATTCTATTAAATATTGGCAATTTAAGTAACTAGATTAGATATACACTGATTCTTTTGCTTTAAGAAGTAGTATACTGCTGTGTAACAGTATgtaataaagaaagtgaaagtgttagtcactctcatgtcagactctttgtgaccccgtggagtgtagcccatcaggcttctctctccatggaattctcccagcaagaatactggagtgggttgccatttccttctccaggggctcttactgatccagggattgaaccccgggttttccacgttgcaggcagactctttaccaactgagtcaccagggaagaccacagtATGCAATGATAGTTGGTAATAGCCTGTATTTCATTAAAGTCTTAAatgtttttgtatgtttttttctgaaaattactcagaaacgtatGTGGTGTTGTAATTTTACTGATACAGAAAAAAGACTTGGGCAAGTTAAACCCAACAGCATATATATCTAAGATGAATGGAGCCAGGGCTAGAATATTTAAGCCTTTAGTCGTATTCGCCTAACATaaataagagaagactcttgagagtcccttggactgcaaggagatccagccagtccatcctgaaggacatcaatcctgaatattcattggaaggactgatgctgaagctgaaactccaatactttggccacctgatgtgaagagctgactcatttaaaaagaccctgatgctaggaaagattgaggagaaggggacgacagaggatgagatgtttggatggcatcaccgactcaaccgacatgggtttgggtgaactctgggagttggtgatggatagggaggcctggcgtgctgtggtttatggggtcgcaaagagtcaggcacgactgagcgactgaactgaactgaaataggctACTATTAACAATATCTGGGCACCTGACTCACTCTTTAGTTTGTTCTTTCATAGTTAACATGACTTTATATGTTCcaattaaaactataaattatAATGTTTGCATGTTAACTGGCAGGTCTTCAGATTTTATCCCATAAAAAAGATTTATGTGACTTTTCATTGGTTTGACTGCACAACTTTGCTaagcaagacttttttttaatgcttgctGTTTTCTAGTTTACTTTGGTGCTGTattatataaatgcattttttaaaatatcattttctttaGAACTGTTcaatagaagaaattaaaagactttgcCAGGAACAGCTAGAGCTcctgtctgaaaaaaaaattttgaagattcttgagggtaAGAATGCATATTTCTACCTTCTGGTAACTTAGTATAGATAGTTAATACTATATTTAGCATAAATCATGAGGTATTTTTACTTGACTTCAGCTTTATTCTTAgtcattaattaatatttttacttctctttatAGAAAATTATAGTTTATATTGTAGAATAGCATCTCAGGAATGGACTTTTTGATGTATGTGTGGTTTTTCCAAATCAGTTATGTGGGTAAGAACATTGAAGTTTTTGTGAGAAAAGTTTATCCAGAATTctataaaaaattattaagaaggCAAAGACTTCTCTTaagattattttttagttttttgctttCTCACTGCTTCTAATTATCCATTGAGTACCATTTctgctctgctgctaagtcacttcagttgtgtctgactctgtgcgaccccatagatggcagcccaccaggctcccccgtccctgggattctccaggcaagaacactgtatgaaagtgtatgaaagtgaaaaatgaaagtgaagtcactcagtcgtgtccgactcctagcgacctcatggactgcagcctaccaggctcctctgttcatgggattttccaggcaagagtactggagtgggttgccattgcctgctctAATAAGAGCCAAATGCAGAGTTAGAATAATTTCTTGCAAATTCCTGACATTTGTCTAACTGCCTAAAGTAAGACTCTTCTTTGCCATACATTACCTGTAGAATTTTGGATTTTTAAGCTCCCTTTTTTTGACTCTACAAGGATTTTAGTATTAGCGTTACAAGAGAAGGAACAAAAAAATGGAGACTTTCAATTTCTAGAGATAACAcctctttaaaatgtaaaatggtttAATGGAATCTGTAATTGGTAAAagatgtgtacatgtgtgta is part of the Capra hircus breed San Clemente chromosome 8, ASM170441v1, whole genome shotgun sequence genome and encodes:
- the CAAP1 gene encoding caspase activity and apoptosis inhibitor 1; translation: MTGKKSSREKRRKRSGQEAAAALAAPDLVPAVGSSGSGSTSGCGSASGCGSVTCCGNTSVSGSVTGGGSGGNCWGGSSVERGERRKRRSTDSSSSVSGSLQQEAKYLLPPLEKELFLAEHSDLEEGGLDLTVALKPVSFYISDKKEMLRQCFCIIGEKKLQKMLPDVLKNCSIEEIKRLCQEQLELLSEKKILKILEGDNGMDSEMEEEADDGSKTVSDLVNQQDSCVDSTSSLRENKQPEGLELKQGKGEDSDVLSINADAYDSDIEGPCNEEAAAPEVPENTVQSEAGQIDDLEKDIEKSVNEILGLAESSPKEPKAATLTVPPPEDVQPSAQQLELLELEMRARAIKALMKAGDIKKPA